Genomic DNA from Bacterioplanes sanyensis:
AGGTGCTGGCCGCTGAAGAAGGGGCTGGAGTATCTTGTTACATTATTTCTATGGCCAGTGAGCCGTCTGATATCTTGACCGTGGCGTTATTGCTGCAGGAATGTGGCGTTCGCCATGCGTTGCCCATCGTGCCTTTGTTCGAAACCTTAAATGACCTAGAGCTGGCCACGCCGCGGATGAAAAAATTGTGGCAAGTGCCTTGGTATCAGCAGTATTGCCAGCAGCGCCAACAAGTCATGATTGGTTATTCCGACTCCTCCAAAGACGCCGGACAATTAGCCGCTGTGTGGGCTCAGTACCAAGCGCAAGAAAATCTGACGCAAGCGGCAGAAGAGGCCGGCATTCGGTTGCGTTTATTTCATGGTCGCGGCGGAACGGTGGGGCGCGGTGGCGGCCCGGCGCACAGCGCTATCTTGGCGCAACCGCCAGGTTCCGTGAAAGGTGGCTTACGCGTGACTGAGCAAGGCGAGATGATTCGCTTTAAGTTTGGTTTGCCAGCAGTGGCTTTGCGTAACTTAAAGGTCTATGTGTCGTCGGTATTGGAGGCAAACTTATTGCCACCGGCTGCCCCTGAGCCGCAGTGGCGTTCGTTAATGGAAACGCTGGCGCAAGATGGTGTGACTTCTTACCGTGCCATGGTCAGAGACGAGCCTGACTTCGTCACCTATTTCCGCGCCGCAACGCCAGAGATGGAATTGGGTAAATTAGCCCTCGGTAGCCGACCGGCGCGCCGCAAAGCCGGCGGTGGCATCGAAACCTTGCGCGCCATTCCCTGGATCTTTGCCTGGACGCAAATGCGTTTAATGTTACCGGCTTGGTTAGGCTCTGACGCCGCGCTGCATGCCAGTATTGGTCGCAACGAAATTGACACCCTGCATACTATGTATGAAAAGTGGCCATTCTTTCGCACCTACATAGATATGTTGGAAATGGTGTTGTCGAAATCCGACTTAGCCATTGTCACTTATTATGAGCGCCGTTTGGTGCCAGTTGAGTTGCAACCACTGGGCAGTTTGTTGCGCCAGAGGCTGGAGCAAGCGCGTGAGCTGGTACTGGCGATCAAACAACAACCACATTTATTGCACGATAACCCCGCGTTGCAGTACTCCATGGACGTTAGAAACCCGTACACAGATCCGTTGCACTATCTGCAAAGCGAGCTGTTGTACCGTGAGCGTCAAGCTGGCGACAGCAGTCATGAGCAAGTTGAGCAAGCTCTGAAGGTGACCATGGCGGGCATCGCAGCGGGAATGCGCAATACTGGCTGATTCTCTGGCTGGCGCTGTGTCGGTGGATTTCGGCCCAGCGTCAGCCCGGCTAGACCAAAGTCGCCCGTCACTAAGCGGGCTTTTTCTGGATGACGACTTGAGACCAAGCGTGGGTCAGAGTAAGGTTAGGCCTATTTTTTTGCATTCTGGCCGAAAATTGATCAGTCAGTTCAGCATACAGCTATTCATTAACCACAAGGAGTATGCGCATGCGCGTAATTCTGCTGGGTGCTCCCGGTGCCGGTAAAGGTACGCAGGCACAGTTTATTTGCGACAAGTTCACCATTCCACAGATCTCGACGGGTGATATGTTGCGCGCAGCCGTAAAAGCAGGCACTGAGTTAGGCCTGAAAGTCAAAGAAATCATGGAAACTGGTGGCCTGGTATCGGATGACATCATCATCGATTTGGTCAAGGAACGTATCCAACAACAAGACTGCAGCAATGGTTTCTTGTTTGACGGTTTCCCTCGCACCATTCCACAAGCACAAGCCATGATTGACGCTGGTGTCGCCATTGACCATGTGGTTGAAATTGACGTGGATGACGAAGAGATTGTGAAACGTTTGAGCGGTCGTCGTGTACATCCAGGTTCTGGTCGTGTCTACCATGTGGAATACAATCCACCGTCGGTCGCTGGCAAAGACGACGTCAGCGGTGAAGATTTGATTCAACGTGACGATGATCAAGAAGAAACCGTACGTAAGCGTTTGGCCATTTATCATGACCAAACGGCCCCATTGGTCAGCTTTTATAAAGAACTAAAAGCCGATCAAGGTGATAATGCGCCGAACTACCACCACATTGCAGGTGTTGGATCGTTGGACGATATTAAAGCAGCGGTGCTGTCTGCATTGTCCTGATATTGCTATTTATATCATTGCCGGGGAATCCGGCAATGATATCGTCTTCGCTATAAATCACTTCTTCATAAAATCCTCGGTTGCTTGCGCGGCAATTGACGATATATACCAACCTTACTGTCATATCGGCCAATAACGCGAAATAGAACGTCAGTTCTCGCGGGTTCTGGTCAACGTCAAAGCCTGTGGTTCAAATCTTAATGGCCACGCTGGCGTGGCAGGGCAGGGCTTCACCGTACGGTTTGACGCTCCTACCCAATCGACACCCTTTGCACCCGTTAGCATTAGGCGAGTTGTGCGGATCGCCACTCTAGCTTATAGAAACGCTGAGCGATGTTGATCTCAATGCACAGTTTCTCAAGGTAGAAGCACACTGCTGAGGCGCACTTCCTTACGGAATATCGCTGATATTTCAGCAGCGGCCTATTCATTAAATATGATGCTCGGGTTGGCCAACTGGGCAGCTTCTGTCGCTGGCAGGGTAATTATCCGCTGTGACTGGTTAACGCATTTCTCTGGGGGCGCCAGTGATATCTGATATCTACTGTGCTATCAATGAACTCCTGGCTGCTAATTTGTCTCTTGGTTCAATATGGTTGAGCTGGCGGGAGAGTGATGGGGTGTGAGGGGTGAGTGGTAGGAGCGACATGCATGCACTAGAGGGTGCCTTCAGAGTTTTAGAGAAGGCTGGTCATAGTTTTGGAGCACCGGAACGACTGCTGATAAATCCTGCTGCCATGTTTATACAAGTCACCTCTGGGAAGGTATGGCCGCTGAATGGCAAAAGACTAGGTTGATGATGGAGCGCTAACTCTTTTGTTGCAGTGAATACTCGCAAATATGTAGCCGAAGAGTTTTGCTGTCACCCGAAATCTGCCAAATTTTGACGCTCAAGTGACAAGAAAGCAGTTGCAGGTATCGAAATTTACACAAAGTGGCCTGAATGTGGCGTTTTATCGCATAAATATTTTGGTTTTTGTTATATAAATACTATTATTGCACTGGGTGGAATTTTGGATTCTCGATTACGTATACGTTTGCTTCAGTTGTTATGTGTGGCTGAATGTCATCGCGTGAATGTGGCAAACCTTATGTGCTGAACTTGCACTGAGCTACGATAGTCATAATCCAGAGCAATATATGTAAGCCCCGTCGTCAGTGCCTGCGCTGGCGTTTGCTAAAGATTTAGGTGAAAACAGAGGAATTAAATATGGCCAGACCTAAAAAAGCCCCTGCCAAGCGCGGTCGCAAGCCAGCAGCGAAAACAGCTGATAAGGCTGTACCTGCGGTGATCGCTAAGGCTAGTGCTGCCTTACTTAAAGCCGAGTCTGCTGTTGCAACTCAAGAAGGTAAAGTACAAACCGCAGAGAAAGCTGCGGTAGAAGCCAAAGCGAAAACCACCAGCCCTCGCGCTACTGCTGCGACAAAACGTGCGGCAACCCGGGCGGCTGACAAGGTTAAGGCTGAAAAAGAAAAGCTGCAAAAGCTGAAAGCGGCGATGCGCAAAGCCAAAGCAGGCCTGAAAGTGGCTGAGTTGGAAGCACGCATCCTGGAAGTTCAGTCACAGGCTGAGCAAGCAGTTCAGGAATATCAAACCAAGCTCAGCGAAAAAGCTGAAGCTGAGTTGAGCAAAGCGCTGCAAGCCTTTGAAACAAAATGGCGCAAGCAGCAAGAGCGCAAAGATGGCGCTAAAGTAAAATCGCAACAGAAGAAAGAACAAAGCAAAGCGGCTGCGGCCGTTAAGAAGTTGCAGAAGCGTTTGGCAGAAGCTGCCGATGCCGCTGAGAAAACTTCTCGTCCAGGGCGTCCAGCTAAGGCTGCGGCTTCCAGCACCGAAAAAGCAGCGCCTAAGCGTCGCGGTCGTCCACCAAAGGCAGCAACAGCGACGGCAGAAAAAGCAGCACCTAAGCGCCGTGGTCGTCCACCAAAGGCAGAAACAGCGACTGCAGAAAAAGCAGCGCCTAAGCGCCGCGGTCGTCCACCAAAGGCAGCAGCAGCCACCGCAGAGAAAGCAGCACCTAAGCGTCGCGGTCGTCCACCAAAGGCGGCAGCAGCCACCGCAGAGAAAGCAGCGCCTAAGCGTCGCGGTCGTCCACCAAAGGCGGCAGCAGCCACTGCAGAAAAGGCAGCACCTAAGCGTCGCGGTCGTCCACCAAAGGCAGCAGCTGCGCCGAGTGCAGAAAAAGCAGCGCCAAAGCGTCGTGGTCGTCCACCAAAGGCGGCAGCAGAAAAAGCGGCAGCTAAGCCTGCAGCACCTGCAAAGGTTGAAACTGCGGATAAGCCAGCAGAGTAATACCTTAAGCATCGCACCAGCCCGGTGCGATGCTTCTTCCCCCCTTCTATGTCGACGTGGTCTATTCTCTGACCAGACAAACGACCTTTGTTATACTCCCGCCCCTTTCAACCACGACCTGAGTTGTTATGGCGAACTTATTGATTTTGGATGCTTCCTCTACTTTTTGCTCCGTGGCTTTAAAAACAGCAGACGGTGTCGTGGCCCAGTCTGAGGTACAGCCGCGTAAACACGCCCAGCGTTTGCTGCCGATGGTGGACGAAGTTCTGGTTCGCTCTGGCCTGGCTCGACAACAACTCGATGGTATTGCTTATGCACGTGGGCCGGGGTCATTTACTGGAATCCGTATTGCCGCATCGGTTATGCAGGGCATTGCTATGGGGCTTGATTTACCCGTGTGCGGTATTTCTACCTTACAAGGGCTGGCGCAATCGCAACTAAAACCAGACGGACAGCGCATGCTAGCGGTACTGGATGCGCATATGGGTGAAGTATTCTGGGCGCAATACCGTTATGAAAATGGACTAGCGCTACTCGACGGTGAAGAGCATGTAGGGTCGCCAGACCTTTATTTGGCGAACACGGATGAAACACTATCCGCCGTTGGCAATGGTTTGAAATTGGCGCCGTTACAACATCGTAGCGGTAACCCTGACAAAGAGCTGGTAGCAGAAGACTTAGTCCCTTTGGTTTTGCAGCAATGGTCAGCAGGCGGCTTTGGCTGTATTGAGGATCATCAGCCGGTGTACTTGCGAGAGGGTGTCGCTTGGAAAAAACTGGCTGAGCAACCCAGCTTGCTGAAGCGGTAAGTATTATGGATTTCTTTCAGGCGTTGGTATTGGCGCTGCTGCAAGGTTTAACCGAATTCCTGCCCATCTCCAGCTCCGCTCATTTGATATTGCCATCGAAGCTATTGGGTTGGCCTGATCAGGGGTTGGCATTTGACGTTGCCGTTCATTTTGGCACCTTGCTGGCGGTCATGACCTACTTTCGGCGCGATGTTTGGCGTATTGGGCAACGTTTTTTGGTTACCGGTTTTAGCCAGCCGGATAACGATGCTCGTCTTGGCTGGTGGATCATCATTGCGACCGTACCGGCAGCGCTGGCCGGTTTGATTTTAAACGACTGGATTGAGCAATCGCTCAGAAGTTTGTGGGTCATTGCCATCACCACGTTGGGTTTTGGGTTGCTGCTGTGGGTTGCAGACCGCAAAGCCACTGAGCAAAAAACGCTATTGCAATTGACCTTTACCGCCGTGTTGGTGATTGGTTTGGCACAAGCACTCGCGCTGATACCGGGTACATCGCGCAGTGGCATTACCATTACTGCGGCATTGCTGTTGGGCTTTCAACGCGTCGATGCCGCACGCTTTTCTTTTTTGCTGTCCATTCCGCTGATATTGGCTGCCACCCTACTAAAAATCATGGAACTGGTCAGTGGCGGCGATGGCAGTGGCTGGTTGATGCTACTGTTTGCCACCTTGGTTGCGGCCGTGAGTGCGTGGCTGTGCATCCATTGGTTTTTAATTTGGCTCGAGCGTATTGGCTTGCTGCCATTTGTTGTGTATCGGCTGTGTCTTGGTTTGCTGTTATTGGTACTGCTCATGGGTGGCGCATTGTGACGGCTTTAGTATGTAACGACCACTCTCTGGATGCCATTGCTGCGGCCTTGTGCGAACACTATGGTTTGGCGATAAAGCAACAATGGCCAGACGACGGTGAATATCATCTGAGTCTGACGCTGCAGGGATTGAGCTTGCAGCAGCAGGCGGCCGATAAAAGTGCCGTTACCGTCGACTTTTGTGCGGGTGCCAATGCTCACCGGCGCCGTTTTGGTGGCGGCAAAGGGCAGGACATTGCCAAGGCGATTGGTATTGGTCGCTATGTTCCCAGTGTTGCTGATTTAACTGCGGGTCTTGGGCGTGATGCCTTTGTTTTAGCGTCTCTCGGTTGTCAGGTAACGGCGCTGGAGCGCCACCCTGTGGTCGCTGCGTTATTGAGCGATGGCTTAAGTCGCGCTGGTAACAGGCATCTGCCTGCGCCATGGCAAGCGCTACAGGCATTGCGGCCTGTCTTGGTTGATGATGAGACTCGAAACGTCGTACAGCGCATTCAGTTGCAGCACATCGGTGCTAAAGATTGGTTGCAACAACAGCCTGACAATAGTGTGGATGTGATATATCTCGATCCAATGTTTGCTCACGATGGTCGGCAAAAAGCGCAAGTGAAAAAGGACATGCAGGCCTTTCGTCATGTTGTTGGGCAAGATGACGACGCCGATGAGTTGCTGCATGAGGCGTTGCGTGTCGCGCGCTGTCGTTGTGCGGTCAAGCGCGCCCGAAAAGCGCCGCCATTGGCAGGGCAGGCTCCAACTTACGCTCTGACAGGCAAGGCCAACCGCTTTGATGTTTACGCCAAAGCTAAGGTGGAAGCGCCGTAACTGATGGAACAAAAAAGCGGCGCCGATTGGCGCCGCTGCTGATCACGCTAACGGGTTTGAATGGCTAGGCGTTTTTTTCGGTTGGCGTGTTGCCGCCTGCAACCACGCTGCGCTGAATACTTTGTCGCAAAGCACCGTCCAGCAAGCCTTCAAGAACCACCAGCAACTCCGGCATTTGCTGCGTCGCTTGCAGCTTGCCGTCATCTCCCTCTTGGGCAAACTCAAGCCTTAGCAGCTGACGAATCAGAGTTCTGAACAATTGCTTGTCAAAAAACTCCGGTGAGTTAATGCCGTAGAGCAAACCGATGCGCTGTGCCAGTAATGTTGCACGCTCTTCCAATTGGGCGGCATCGAGTGGTGCGTGGGTGTGCTGAATCAAACTGATGGTCAAATAGTAACGCTGCAGTGTTTGCAGCATATTGCCCGCCAAACCATTGAGCTGATTAAACTCATCGCTGTGCGCAGGTGTGGCGTGGTACCCCTGTTCACCGTGGTACAAATATCCAACGCCCACCAAAGCCTCTAGCCATTGCTGCACGAGTTCGGGCAGCGCCTCTGGTGGCCACTGCAAAAACAGCTCTGCTTGTAAGAAGGGATACAGGGTTTGCACCATTTCGATCACTTCTTCACGCTGATAGCGATCGTTGCTGATAAACAAGCAGGCCAGCAGCGAAGGCAAAGCATATAGGTGCAGAACATTATTGCGGTAATAGGTGAGGGTGACGGCCTGGCGCTCATTGGTTTGAATCAAATCGCCCATCGGGTGGCTGGAGCGTGATACCACTTCCAGTTGCTCAGCGTAGCTTAACCAGTCCTGGCCATTGCCTTCTGGAAGTTGCGTCAGAGGGCTGTAAGGAGTGAATTCCATCAGTCGTTTATAGGCGTCCATTTGCGCAATCAGCTGTGCTTCTTCCATGGCTTGCCGTGGTGATGCCAGGATGGATAACGCAACCAGGTTAATCGGGTTTACCGATGTGGCCCGATTGATTTCCGTGACAACCTTGAGCGCCAGATTGTCGACAACATCGCGTGCCCACTGTGGGCGGAAATCACACTCCTGGTAATTCTGTTGTTGCCAGCCGGGTTGCTGCTGGTCGAGGAATTGCGTCAAGTAAATGGGCTCACCGAAGGTGACGTGTACCTTGCCAAAGGATTTGCGGAACGAACGCAGCGTGCCGAGCACACCCAGCAGGCTTTCCTTTTGCTTTTTCTTACCGCGCAATTCACCCAGATAGCTGCCGGCTTCGAACACTTTTTCATAGCCGGTGTACACAGGTACAAACAAAATGGGCTTGCGTGAGTCGCGCAGGTAGCTGCGCAACGTCATCGCCAGCATGCCGGCCTTCGGGTTCAGTGTACGGCCAGTGCGACTGCGCCCACCTTCAACAAAATACTCGGTGGCGTATCCGTGGGTAAAAATCGTATGCAAGTATTGGTCAAATACGGCCGAATACAGAGGGTTGTCTCGGAACGTACGGCGCATAAAAAAAGCACCGCCGCGGCGTAAGATTGGGCCGACGATGGGCATATTCAGATTAATGCCAGCGGCAATTTGTGGCAGTTGCAGTCCTTGGTGGTAGAGCAAATAAGACAGCAACAGATAGTCGATATGACTGCGATGGCAAGGCACATAGATAATGGCGTTGTCTTTGCTCACCTCTTTCAGGTGATCGATATTGTGCACCTGTACGCCATCGTAGATTTTATTCCACACCCACGTCAGCACCACATCGAGAAAGCGAACATTGGTGTAAGAAATGTTGGAGGCAATCTCATCGGCGTATTTCAGTGCTTTGCCCTGCGCTTGCTGGCGACTGATGCCTTTACTAGTGACTTCCTCTTCAATGGCTTTTACCACGGTGGGGGCGTGCGGAATTTTGTGCACCAAGGTGCGGCGGTGGGATAGATCCGGGCCCAGCACCGACGCTGACACATGGCGATTGTGCACGCGCAACACCCGCGCCACTTTACGCGCTAACAGTTCCGGGCTTTTGCTGTCTTCGCTGAGTTCGCGTAATGACAGAGGTTTACTGAAATGTACAAAAGTATTGCGGCCATTGAGTAAAATCGCCATCAAGGTCGTCAGGCGACCACCGAGGGTGCCGCTGTTCTGCAGCCAGATGCGCAGAAACGACCCTTCTTTATCTGGCGCACGGCCCCAAAAGACACGCACGGGCACGACTTGAATGTCGTCGGCGTCGTGCTCTTGCAGCCACTGGCAATGACGCACCAGATAGCGATGCACCACAGGCGTGGCGCGTTTGCGAAACGGCGCCCCCGCGCGGCGATAAATCGGAAAAAACGGTGAGCTGTCCAGTTGATGTTGGTCATCTCCCAAGCGTGGTGCTGGCCAGCCAAATTGGCGCACTTCGCGGTCGATCACCAGTTGTTCGGCACGCGAGCGATACAGCAGGGCGTACACCACAGGTTTGCTCGGGTCGAGGTTGAATTCATCCACGCTTGGCCCAATGATCTGGGTGCGAATAATGCTGTACAGCCAGGTTTGCTGCCAGCGAAATAGGGTGCGTCGCAACGACTTTAGAAAACTCATGTTGGCCTGAATCGGTTGCCGAAATAACAGCAGCGGAGTTTACCCTGCCAACGACGCGGATTAAACGCCGTTGGTGATTTCCAGGCACATAGGTGCCTGACTGACAGCGATGGCCGGTCAGAGTGTCTGACCGATGAGTAATAGCGTTTGCCATGGAGTGAAGGATGATTGACATACAACAGTTGACCAAGCGCTTTGGCGGCTTCACCGCCGTCGACAATGTGACCTTTACAGTAGAGCCGGGTGAGGTGCTGGGGTTTTTAGGCCCCAACGGTGCTGGCAAGTCGACCACGATGAAAATGCTGTCCGGCTTTCTCGAGCCAAGCAGCGGCAGTGTTCGTTTGTTTGGTCGAGACATTGTGCGTGACCGTATCGCTGTACAACAGCAGCTCGGTTACTTGCCGGAAGGGGCGCCCGCCTACGAAGACATGCGCGTCGATGCATATCTAAAATTCATTGCTGAAATGCGCGGGTTGCGCGGCGATGCTCTGCGCAAACAGCTGCAGCATGTGGTGGATTTGGTTGATATCGGTGAGGTATTAACGCAGCGTATTCAGACGCTGTCAAAAGGGTTTAAGCGTCGTGTCGGGCTGGCACAAACCCTGATCCATGACCCGCAAGTTCTGATTCTCGATGAGCCTACCGATGGTCTGGATCCGAACCAAAAGCAGCAAGTACGCCAGCTGATTACCAATTTATCGACAGATAAAATTGTCATCATCTCCACTCATATTCTTGAGGAAGTCAGTGCGGTGTGCAGTCGCGCTGTCATTATTGCTGGCGGCAAAGTGGTGGCGGACAGTCAGCCGCAAGAGTTAGAGCGGCGCTCGCGTTATCACGGCGCAATTACGTTGCGTTTACAGCAGCCTCAACCACAGCTCGAAGCGGCGCTGACTGCGTTACCAGGTGTCGCTGCTTTAGAAACGGTGCAGACTGAGCAGTCGTATTTGTTGTTGCCCGAGCGCGGTACGACCTTGTATCCAGCGTTGCACGCGCTGCTGCAGCAACAAGGCTGGGCGGTGGACAGTCTGCATATGGAGCGCGGACGTTTGGACGATGTATTTCAGCAATTAACTCAGCAGGAGGTGGCATAAATGAGCTGGGTCATCTGCAAGCGTGAGCTAAGCGCCTATTTCTCGACGCCGGTGGCTTACGTTTTTATTTTTATGTTTTTGGCGTTGGCCGGCATGTTCACTTTTTATTTGGGGCAGTTTTATCAGCGCGGTCAGGCCGACTTGGTGCCCTTCTTTAATTTCCATCCATGGCTGTATCTGTTTTTTATGCCAGCGGTGGCGATGGGCTTGTGGTCGCAGGAGCGCCAATTAGGCACCATTGAAATGCTACTGACCTTGCCGGTGAGTCCGGCGCAAGCGGTATTGGGTAAATTTTTCGCCGCTTGGCTGTTTGCGGGTATTGCTTTGCTACTGACCTTTCCTATGTGGTTGGCGGTGAATTATTTAGGCGCACCGGATAACGGCGTGATTGTGGCCAGCTATTTGGGCAGCTGGCTGATGGCCGGCGCGTTTTTGGCCATTGGCTCGTGTATGTCGGTGCTCAGTCGCAACCAAATTGTGGCGTTTATTTTATCCGTCGTACTGTGCTTCGTCTTTATGGTGTCAGGCCTGTCGATGGTATTGGATGTCGTTCGAGCTTGGGCGCCGTTGGCGGTGGTCGACATGGTGGCTGGTTTGAGTTTTTTGACGCGCTTTGAGGCCATGTCGCGAGGTGTCATCGATCTGCGTGATGTGGGCTATTTTGTCTGGCTCATTGCCGTGTGGTTGATGGCAACCGTGCATCTGTTAAACATCAAGAAGGCAGCTTAAGGGAGGCATTATGAGAACTGTCATCATGATTGTTGTGGTCGCTGTGGCTCTGTTGGCGGGCAATGCCTTGCTGCAATTACTGGGCGCGTCGGCGCGCATCGATTTGACCGAGCAACAGCTCTACAGTTTGTCAGCAGGGACGCGGCAGGTGGTAGGCGAGCTGCAAAAACCGCTGACGGTGGAGCTGTATTTTTCGCAGCAGGCGAGTGAGGACCTGACGCAGCTGCGCGCTTATGCTGAGCGGGTAGACGAGTTGCTGCAGGAATATCGCTTGGCCAGTGACGGGCAGCTGACGCTGCGACGCGTTGATCCCGAACCTTTTTCTGAACAGGAAGACGACGCCACACGGTTTGGTCTGCAATCGGTGCCGGTCGGAAATCTGGGTGAATCTCTGTACTTCGGGTTGGTGGTGCGTGATGCGAACGATAATTACGAAACTTTGGCCTTTTTGCAGCCTGATCGCGAGCCTTACCTGGAATATGAGCTGACGCAGATGATTTATCGGCTGCAGCAAGACACCTTGCCGGTGATTGGTGTGCTGAGTGGTTTGCCAGTGATGGGTGGTTTTAACCCAGCTACTGGCCAGCCCAATGAGCCGTGGATGGCGATCGAACAGCTGCAAAGTTTGTACGAGGTGCGTTCGCTCAATGCTGAACTGACCCGTATCGACAGCGACGTGGATGTATTGCTGTTAATTCAGCCGCCCGATCTGACAGAGCAAGCTCAGTACGCCATCGATCAGTTTGCTTTGGCGGGCGGTCGAGTATTGGCCTTCATCGACCCAGTGGCAGAAACCGCTGCCGGCGGCATGATGGGGCTGCAGCAACAGGCATCCGCCGATAGTCTCACGACGTTGCTGGCTGCATGGGGTATCGACTGGCAGTCGAATCAGGCGGTGTTAGACGCTACCAATGCTTTGGTCGTCAGCCAAGGGCCGGGCAAACCGCCGATGCGTCATTTTGGTTTGTTGGCACTCGGTGAAAGCAGTTTTGTCGCAGACCAGTTGCAAACTTCCGCGTTGGAAGCGGTGAATCTGTCCAGTGTTGGCCGTTTAACGGCGGTCGAAGACGCTTCTAGTGTCTTTTTGCCTTGGTTGTTCAGCAGTGCTGACAGCATGTCGATCGATGCGACTAGGTTGCAAATGGGGGCCGATTTGCTGCAGTTGCAGCGCGATTTCAGCAGTGCTGCGGAGCGCCAAATATTGGCCGCCACGGTAACCGGCTCCGCTCGTTCCGCCTTTAGCGCTATTCAAGCCGAGCAGTGGCGCCAGCCTGAAGATCCAGAGCACATCGCTGACACCCAACAATTGGCGGTAACCGTCGTGGCTGATACCGACGTGCTCAGCGATCGTCTGTGGGTGCAGGTGCAGAACTTCTTTGGTCAGCGCATTGCGACACCGTGGGCGGATAATGGCACCTTGTTGGTGAATCTTACCGACCAAATGGCCGGTAGCACGGCATTGATGTCGTTGCGTGCGCGTGGTCAGTATCAGCGCCCCTTTGATCGCGTAGAGGCGTTA
This window encodes:
- the adk gene encoding adenylate kinase, giving the protein MRVILLGAPGAGKGTQAQFICDKFTIPQISTGDMLRAAVKAGTELGLKVKEIMETGGLVSDDIIIDLVKERIQQQDCSNGFLFDGFPRTIPQAQAMIDAGVAIDHVVEIDVDDEEIVKRLSGRRVHPGSGRVYHVEYNPPSVAGKDDVSGEDLIQRDDDQEETVRKRLAIYHDQTAPLVSFYKELKADQGDNAPNYHHIAGVGSLDDIKAAVLSALS
- the tsaB gene encoding tRNA (adenosine(37)-N6)-threonylcarbamoyltransferase complex dimerization subunit type 1 TsaB; translation: MANLLILDASSTFCSVALKTADGVVAQSEVQPRKHAQRLLPMVDEVLVRSGLARQQLDGIAYARGPGSFTGIRIAASVMQGIAMGLDLPVCGISTLQGLAQSQLKPDGQRMLAVLDAHMGEVFWAQYRYENGLALLDGEEHVGSPDLYLANTDETLSAVGNGLKLAPLQHRSGNPDKELVAEDLVPLVLQQWSAGGFGCIEDHQPVYLREGVAWKKLAEQPSLLKR
- a CDS encoding undecaprenyl-diphosphate phosphatase, encoding MDFFQALVLALLQGLTEFLPISSSAHLILPSKLLGWPDQGLAFDVAVHFGTLLAVMTYFRRDVWRIGQRFLVTGFSQPDNDARLGWWIIIATVPAALAGLILNDWIEQSLRSLWVIAITTLGFGLLLWVADRKATEQKTLLQLTFTAVLVIGLAQALALIPGTSRSGITITAALLLGFQRVDAARFSFLLSIPLILAATLLKIMELVSGGDGSGWLMLLFATLVAAVSAWLCIHWFLIWLERIGLLPFVVYRLCLGLLLLVLLMGGAL
- a CDS encoding class I SAM-dependent methyltransferase, whose amino-acid sequence is MTALVCNDHSLDAIAAALCEHYGLAIKQQWPDDGEYHLSLTLQGLSLQQQAADKSAVTVDFCAGANAHRRRFGGGKGQDIAKAIGIGRYVPSVADLTAGLGRDAFVLASLGCQVTALERHPVVAALLSDGLSRAGNRHLPAPWQALQALRPVLVDDETRNVVQRIQLQHIGAKDWLQQQPDNSVDVIYLDPMFAHDGRQKAQVKKDMQAFRHVVGQDDDADELLHEALRVARCRCAVKRARKAPPLAGQAPTYALTGKANRFDVYAKAKVEAP
- the plsB gene encoding glycerol-3-phosphate 1-O-acyltransferase PlsB — protein: MSFLKSLRRTLFRWQQTWLYSIIRTQIIGPSVDEFNLDPSKPVVYALLYRSRAEQLVIDREVRQFGWPAPRLGDDQHQLDSSPFFPIYRRAGAPFRKRATPVVHRYLVRHCQWLQEHDADDIQVVPVRVFWGRAPDKEGSFLRIWLQNSGTLGGRLTTLMAILLNGRNTFVHFSKPLSLRELSEDSKSPELLARKVARVLRVHNRHVSASVLGPDLSHRRTLVHKIPHAPTVVKAIEEEVTSKGISRQQAQGKALKYADEIASNISYTNVRFLDVVLTWVWNKIYDGVQVHNIDHLKEVSKDNAIIYVPCHRSHIDYLLLSYLLYHQGLQLPQIAAGINLNMPIVGPILRRGGAFFMRRTFRDNPLYSAVFDQYLHTIFTHGYATEYFVEGGRSRTGRTLNPKAGMLAMTLRSYLRDSRKPILFVPVYTGYEKVFEAGSYLGELRGKKKQKESLLGVLGTLRSFRKSFGKVHVTFGEPIYLTQFLDQQQPGWQQQNYQECDFRPQWARDVVDNLALKVVTEINRATSVNPINLVALSILASPRQAMEEAQLIAQMDAYKRLMEFTPYSPLTQLPEGNGQDWLSYAEQLEVVSRSSHPMGDLIQTNERQAVTLTYYRNNVLHLYALPSLLACLFISNDRYQREEVIEMVQTLYPFLQAELFLQWPPEALPELVQQWLEALVGVGYLYHGEQGYHATPAHSDEFNQLNGLAGNMLQTLQRYYLTISLIQHTHAPLDAAQLEERATLLAQRIGLLYGINSPEFFDKQLFRTLIRQLLRLEFAQEGDDGKLQATQQMPELLVVLEGLLDGALRQSIQRSVVAGGNTPTEKNA
- a CDS encoding ABC transporter ATP-binding protein yields the protein MIDIQQLTKRFGGFTAVDNVTFTVEPGEVLGFLGPNGAGKSTTMKMLSGFLEPSSGSVRLFGRDIVRDRIAVQQQLGYLPEGAPAYEDMRVDAYLKFIAEMRGLRGDALRKQLQHVVDLVDIGEVLTQRIQTLSKGFKRRVGLAQTLIHDPQVLILDEPTDGLDPNQKQQVRQLITNLSTDKIVIISTHILEEVSAVCSRAVIIAGGKVVADSQPQELERRSRYHGAITLRLQQPQPQLEAALTALPGVAALETVQTEQSYLLLPERGTTLYPALHALLQQQGWAVDSLHMERGRLDDVFQQLTQQEVA
- a CDS encoding ABC transporter permease, which produces MSWVICKRELSAYFSTPVAYVFIFMFLALAGMFTFYLGQFYQRGQADLVPFFNFHPWLYLFFMPAVAMGLWSQERQLGTIEMLLTLPVSPAQAVLGKFFAAWLFAGIALLLTFPMWLAVNYLGAPDNGVIVASYLGSWLMAGAFLAIGSCMSVLSRNQIVAFILSVVLCFVFMVSGLSMVLDVVRAWAPLAVVDMVAGLSFLTRFEAMSRGVIDLRDVGYFVWLIAVWLMATVHLLNIKKAA